The following coding sequences lie in one Bicyclus anynana chromosome 21, ilBicAnyn1.1, whole genome shotgun sequence genomic window:
- the LOC112056917 gene encoding NADH-quinone oxidoreductase subunit B 2-like, whose amino-acid sequence MRKLIHSNQFQSYNLLAGAKNYCDEKVGTVKCTTIPGEKKTKDNIPKKGPSKSPPVNLHGWKTYKVGETRRYSPFHFPGQSTVEWVVARLDDVLNWGRKGSMWPLTFGLACCALEMMHYAGPRYDMDRYGMVFRGTPRQTDVIIVAGTVTNKMAPILRKTYDLMPEPRFVVSMGSCANGGGYYHYTYSTVRGCDRIIPVDIYVPGCPPTAEALLYAMLQLQKKVKRMRICQTWYRH is encoded by the exons ATGCGTAAACTTATACACAG TAATCAGTTCCAGTCATACAATTTATTAGCTGGTGCTAAAAATTATTGTGATGAAAAGGTTGGCACCGTAAAATGTACCACCATTCCTGGAGAGAAGAAGACCAAAGACAATATTCCGAAGAAAGGACCGTCTAAAAGTCCACCAGTCAATTTGCATGGATGGAAAACGTACAAAGTCGGCGAAACTCGGCGGTATTCGCCATTCCACTTTCCTGGCCAG TCAACTGTTGAGTGGGTAGTTGCTCGGCTTGACGATGTTCTCAACTGGGGAAGGAAAGGTTCAATGTGGCCACTGACCTTCGGACTTGCTTGCTGTGCTTTGGAAATGATGCATTACGCTGGTCCAAG ATACGACATGGATCGCTACGGCATGGTGTTCCGTGGCACGCCGCGTCAGACCGACGTGATCATAGTCGCGGGCACGGTGACCAATAAGATGGCGCCCATCCTGCGGAAGACCTACGACCTCATGCCGGAGCCCAGATTCGTCGTGTCCATGGGCAGCTGCGCCAACGGCGGCGGCTACTACCATTACACGTATTCCACTGTGCGAGGCTGTGACAGAATTATACCG GTGGACATCTACGTGCCCGGTTGTCCCCCAACAGCCGAAGCTCTGCTGTACGCCATGCTGCAGCTCCAGAAGAAGGTCAAGCGTATGCGGATTTGCCAGACTTGGTACCgccattga